A DNA window from Arachis duranensis cultivar V14167 chromosome 3, aradu.V14167.gnm2.J7QH, whole genome shotgun sequence contains the following coding sequences:
- the LOC107480844 gene encoding uncharacterized protein LOC107480844, with the protein MSSSSFTRLHITALDAIVNVNSLFTLAVFVGLSWNPNDPSNNLNADPACSPTAAIAENVVAFHVYSFSSFLFSSLVALALKQAIRLSRHNNHHFSIHYPAAVEFIAARINRSALRAGMLVSGAGSVVGCAFLMLALVNVVQIKLGTLACGSAHAYAAVVPLLILVPIALLIYVSVVLYAFTR; encoded by the coding sequence ATGTCATCTTCGTCGTTCACGAGGCTCCACATTACAGCACTGGACGCCATCGTGAACGTGAACTCCCTCTTCACCCTCGCCGTCTTCGTCGGCCTCTCTTGGAACCCCAACGACCCCTCTAACAACCTCAACGCCGATCCAGCCTGCTCTCCCACCGCCGCCATCGCCGAGAATGTCGTCGCCTTCCACGTCTACTCTTTCAGCTCCTTCCTCTTCTCCAGCCTCGTCGCCCTCGCCCTCAAGCAAGCCATCCGCCTTTCCCGTCACAACAACCACCACTTCTCCATCCACTACCCCGCCGCCGTTGAGTTCATCGCCGCTCGCATCAACCGCTCCGCTCTCCGCGCTGGCATGCTCGTCTCCGGCGCCGGCTCTGTTGTTGGATGCGCCTTCCTTATGCTTGCACTCGTCAACGTTGTCCAGATCAAGCTTGGAACACTCGCCTGCGGCAGCGCCCACGCCTACGCCGCCGTCGTGCCACTCCTCATACTCGTCCCCATCGCCCTCCTCATTTACGTTTCCGTTGTTTTGTACGCTTTTACTCGCTAG
- the LOC107480828 gene encoding uncharacterized protein LOC107480828: MNKSILLVVVLSLVIGVTMAELESEKQYGPCGKFSTQRILTHKLSHCEKPARNLYAPVSRQCCQDLQNVSFQCLVTVFSSDAFTKIGVDPHVAMTIPSRCHHAYHDNP; this comes from the coding sequence ATGAACAAGTCAATATTGTTGGTGGTGGTTTTGAGTTTGGTGATAGGGGTGACAATGGCTGAGCTTGAAAGCGAGAAGCAATACGGGCCGTGCGGGAAGTTCAGCACACAGAGGATACTCACTCATAAGCTCAGCCACTGCGAGAAACCAGCAAGAAACTTGTACGCACCCGTGTCTAGGCAGTGTTGCCAGGACCTTCAAAACGTCTCCTTCCAATGCCTCGTTACCGTCTTCAGTTCCGATGCCTTCACCAAAATCGGTGTCGACCCACACGTCGCCATGACCATCCCCTCTCGCTGCCACCACGCCTATCATGACAACCCCTAA
- the LOC107480881 gene encoding uncharacterized protein LOC107480881: MDNNKKKSSSSSSSSSTTNFDHLFGPKDPSTISSSSTSIFGSIFPPPSSTVGGGRDSRKQEVGFKNYGAPGNYGKGESNCGNKNETVEPSSYYSSSIYYGGQENYSPKTTTSSTRTTESHHAFNKDKKDDDPDGNDSNSASRGNWWQGSLYY; this comes from the exons ATGgacaacaacaaaaagaaatcttcttcttcctcatcatcCTCTTCCACCACCAACTTTGATCATCTTTTTGGTCCCAAGGATCCCTCTACCATCTCATCTTCTTCCACAAGCATCTTTGGCTCTATTTTCCCCCCTCCTTCTTCCACT GTTGGAGGAGGGAGAGATTCAAGGAAGCAGGAGGTGGGATTCAAAAATTATGGAGCACCAG GTAATTACGGTAAAGGTGAAAGCAATTGTGGCAACAAGAATGAGACAGTGGAGCCCAGCAGCTACTACAGTTCATCAATCTACTATGGTGGTCAAGAAAATTATTccccaaaaacaacaacatcatCAACCAGGACCACTGAATCCCACCATGCT TTTaacaaagataagaaagatgatGATCCCGATGGTAACGACTCAAATAGCGCCTCAAGAGGAAACTGGTGGCAAg GTTCCCTTTATTATTGA